In the genome of Lycorma delicatula isolate Av1 chromosome 8, ASM4794821v1, whole genome shotgun sequence, one region contains:
- the LOC142329132 gene encoding uncharacterized protein LOC142329132: MSGQIIDVDTANAVFDESITGKEFHTHYPYASTTFNNSDEIRIPVQQQDVYTLPCESYLLINGTYSDANGVSDSTLKLCNNFGAFLFDEIRYEIAGQEVDRVRNVGITSTMKNALSLRNFEKDSIFMHGWSSDGVEDIQPVNGVYIDGESAKFKVLLPLKMLLGFFEDYNKILLNVKQELILLRASTNNNAVVVPAGKTFTFTITKISWKIPYVNVSDEKRLSLLRLVDKDEPILMMFRKWNLYEYPTLPISKDVIWTVKTTTQVEKPHYVIIGFQTSRKGDATKRASNFDTISLNNIRLYLNSVYYPYEHIQGDSIILYEMFKSFYRSYYNRNSAAALITPSKYYAMPLIFIDCSKQNDTLKTGAVDIKIEIQTSTNIPDNTTAYCLMISDCIMQYSPLTGTVKNVS, from the coding sequence ATGAGCGGACAGATAATAGACGTTGATACTGCGAACGCGGTATTTGATGAAAGCATTACGGGTAAAGAATTTCATACTCACTATCCTTATGCATCAACTACATTTAATAATAGTGATGAAATAAGAATTCCTGTCCAGCAACAGGATGTATACACGCTTCCGTGCGAAAGTTATTTACTCATCAACGGAACGTATAGTGATGCTAATGGAGTTTCAGATTCAACACTAAAACTATGCAACAATTTTGGCGCGTTTCTTTTCGATGAAATTCGTTATGAAATTGCAGGACAGGAGGTGGATAGGGTGAGAAATGTGGGGATAACTTCAACGATGAAAAATGCTCTATCACTGAGAAACTTcgaaaaagattcaatttttatGCATGGTTGGTCATCGGACGGTGTTGAAGATATCCAACCGGTCAACGGTGTATATATCGATGGTGAATCGGCAAAGTTTAAGGTATTACTTCCGCTGAAGATGCTCTTGGGCttttttgaagattataataAGATACTGCTAAACGTTAAACAGGAACTTATTCTGCTTCGGGCTTCCACTAATAATAATGCTGTTGTCGTTCCAGCTGGAAAAACATTTACCTTCACAATAacgaaaattagttggaaaatacCATATGTTAACGTATCGGATGAAAAACGGTTATCACTTCTTAGACTGGTAGATaaggatgaaccgattttgatgatgtTCCGAAAGTGGAACTTGTACGAATACCCAACTCTACCTATCAGTAAAGATGTAATTTGGACAGTTAAAACAACAACGCAGGTGGAAAAACCTCATTATGTTATCATTGGATTTCAAACATCAAGAAAAGGAGACGCAACAAAAAGAGCTTCGAATTTTGATACCATTTCACTTAATAACATACGCTTGTATCTGAATTCAGTATATTATCCTTATGAACACATTCAAGGAGATAGCATTATATTATACGAAATGTTTAAGAGTTTCTATAGATCTTATTATAACAGGAATTCAGCGGCTGCGTTAATTACCCCATCCAAGTACTATGCTATGCCATTAATCTTTATAGATTGTTCAAAACAAAACGATACTTTGAAAACTGGCGCGGTCGATATTAAAATCGAGATACAAACTTCTACCAACATTCCCGACAACACAACAGCctattgtttgatgataagtgaTTGCATAATGCAATATTCTCCTTTAACTGGCACAGTCAAAAACGTTTCCTAA
- the LOC142329134 gene encoding matrix metalloproteinase-18-like, with the protein MIIIYFITFFITTISINADEFDSNKFLLDYGYLKGDNASLIDEKAVKDAVKLFQESFHLPVNGELNSKTIALMREPRCGVPDILPYVVSRIIWRKPELKWHYQRATAEKMKLANIAFDEWAKHTSLSFKHDYYGYDILISDKYGIHTCAKNDKVRCSSKFDGPGGVLAHAFSPNTANTPIEIHIDEEENWNFDPEGKEEKDKTNLLSTLMHEIGHALGVRHSFNKDALMYPLLNKRSNLSEDDILAIQSLYGSKAMTTTAKPVQTTKSTTVPKSSEVITDVCAIKEDDENKIHYLLVNGKVYVIFKKQLWIINIANSSKYDSKNYYRPLEITERLKFLSLDTFKGIDAMYQRPNGEIVLIENHKLFMFNLNTQQLVIGYPRNVCSHFNIGHPCTINGIVNTYTGKTYVIYNEDFVGEINECSFTVARTDLVSNLFPGIPADIDGVTRFNNGLLYFFKNGNYYEYNEFFQKVIRFGTKDHELFGLLCYSNNILKQFTEFIKNI; encoded by the coding sequence ATGATTATCATATACTTCATAACGTTTTTTATCACAACAATTTCTATAAATGCAGATGAATTTGattctaataaatttctattgGACTATGGATATCTCAAAGGAGATAATGCAAGCTTAATTGATGAAAAAGCAGTAAAAGATGCCGTAAAACTGTTTCAAGAATCTTTTCATCTTCCGGTTAATGGGGAGTTAAATAGTAAGACCATCGCTCTCATGCGTGAGCCTCGATGCGGTGTACCAGATATTTTACCGTATGTAGTTTCAAGAATCATATGGAGAAAACCAGAACTGAAATGGCACTACCAACGAGCAACGGCTGAAAAGATGAAATTAGCTAACATAGCTTTTGATGAATGGGCAAAGCACACATCGTTAAGTTTCAAACATGATTATTACGGATATGATATCCTAATTTCTGACAAATATGGTATCCACACATGTGCCAAAAACGATAAAGTTCGATGCTCGAGCAAATTTGATGGACCTGGAGGTGTTTTGGCCCATGCGTTTTCTCCTAACACTGCTAACACACCCATAGAAATTCACATTGATGAAGAGGAGAATTGGAATTTTGATCCTGAAGGTAAAGAGGAAAAAGACAAAACCAACCTTCTGAGCACGTTGATGCATGAGATTGGTCACGCCTTGGGTGTTCGCCATTCTTTCAATAAAGATGCTCTCATGTACCCTTTACTAAACAAACGTTCAAATTTAAGCGAAGACGATATATTAGCCATTCAGTCGCTTTACGGCAGTAAAGCGATGACAACTACTGCTAAACCTGTTCAAACGACTAAATCTACTACTGTTCCTAAGTCTTCAGAGGTTATTACCGACGTGTGCgcaataaaagaagatgatgagaataaaattcattacttgcTAGTAAATGGTAAAGtttatgtaatattcaaaaaACAGTTATGGATAATAAATATTGCGAACAGCAGTAAATATGatagcaaaaattattatagaccACTTGAAATTACTGAACGATTAAAGTTTCTTTCTTTAGATACATTCAAAGGAATAGATGCGATGTACCAGAGACCGAACGGAGAAatagtattaattgaaaatcataaattgttTATGTTCAATCTTAATACTCAACAGTTGGTCATAGGCTATCCTAGGAATGTATGTTCACACTTTAACATCGGTCATCCTTGTACGATTAATGGTATCGTAAATACATATACTGGAAAAACTTATGTGATTTATAATGAAGATTTTGTGGGGGAGATAAATGAATGTTCATTCACTGTTGCTCGAACAGATCTTGTATCCAATCTGTTTCCTGGAATACCGGCAGATATAGATGGGGTTACTCGTTTTAACAAcggactactttatttttttaagaatggaaaTTATTATGAGTATAATGAATTCTTCCAAAAAGTAATCAGATTTGGAACTAAAGATCATGAGCTTTTTGGTTTGCTATGTTACAGTAACAATATCTTAAAACAGTTCActgaatttatca